DNA from Desulfovibrio sp. X2:
ACCTTGGCCCCGCTCCTGATCTCCGTGGTCCCGAGCGAACCGCGGTCCACGGTGGCGTTGGCGCCGACCTCCACGCCGTCCCCGATGACCACGGGACCGATCTGGGGCACCTTGACCAGTCCCTCCGGCCCCTGCGCATAGCCGAAGCCGTCCGAACCGAGCACGGCGCCGGGATGGCAGATGACGCCTCGGCCGAGCTTGACCCCGGCCATGAGCGTCACGCCGGGGTAGAGCGTGGTCCCTTCGCCGATCTCGCACTCCTCGCCTACGTAGCAGTGGGGGAAGATGCGCGCCCCGGCCGCGACACGGCTGCGCGGGCCCACGAAGGCGAAGGGATAGACCACGGCCTCGGGCGAGACCGAGGCCTCCTCGTGCACGAAGGCCAGCGGGCTCGTCCCGGATCCCTGGCAGCCCTGCGGCGGCGCGAAGAGCGTGGCGATGCGGGCCAGGCTCAGGTAGGGATTGTCCGAGACGAGCGCGCAGGGCACGTCACCGGCGTGCTTCTCGGACACGATGACGCAGCCCGCCTGCGTGGTCTTCAGCGCAGGGGCATACTTGGGGTTGGCCAGAAAGCTCAACTCGTCGGGGGACGCCTTCTCCAGGGTGTTGACCCCCTGGATCTCGCGATCCTGCCCGACGAGCCGAAGCCCGAACCGAGAGGCCAGCTCGGACAATGTGATGCGCATACGCCTACTTCTTGTTTTTCCAGGCCGTGTTCAGCGCGGAGATGACGTCGTTGGTCACGTCGACGGAATCGTCGTAGTAGAGCACGTTGTTCAGCGGCCCGGCAGCGTCCAGGATGACCGTGAACTTGTTGCGCTTGGCGTAGTCTTTGACCACGTCGGAGAGCATCTCGAGCACCGGGGTGGTGGCCTCCTGCTCGTCGGACTTCATCCGGCGCTGGTAGGCCATGACCGTGTCCTGGTAGTCGCGCACGCGGCGCTTGAAGGCCATCTCCTTGTCCTGACGGGCCTCGGGAGTCATGGCCATGCTCTGCTTCTGCATGTCGTCGCGCATCTTCTCGATGTCGCCCTTCTGCTTCTCGATGTCGGCCTTCATCTTCTCGAACTTGGCCTGGAGGGTCTTCTGCACCGCCATGCCGGGCTCGGACTTCTCGACGACCGACTTCAGGTTGACCACGCCGATCTTGAGCCCTTCGGCAAAGGCCGGGGCCTGCAGGGCCAGGAGGCAGAAGAGTGCAAGGCCGATGACTTTGCGCATACCATATACTCCTTGATTGTTTGACTCGTACGTCGTTAGTGCGTTCCGGGCGCCTAGAAGGCGCCGCCGATCTTGAATTCGATGCGGCCGGTGCTGGAACTGTGGCTCAGCTTGTCCAGCGGATAGCCGTACTCGATGCGCAGCGGGCCGAAGGGGGAGTTCCAGCGCATGCCCAGGCCCACGCTCTTGTACATGCCGAGCGGCAGATTGGAGCCGCCTTCCTGCTTGGTGTCGTAGAAGAACGACTGGCCGTCGTCCCAGGCGTTGCCCATGTCGAAGAAGGTCAGGCCCCAGATGTTGAGTTCCTTGGCGATGGGGAAGAAGTACTCCACGTTGAAGAAGAGCTCCTTGTTGCCGCCGATGCGGTCGTCCGAGGCCGCGTCGCGCGGGGAGATCTTGTTGCCCGAGTAGCCGCGCACGGTGTCGATGCCGCCGAGGTAGAAGCGCTCCCAGGGCGGGACGTCGTCACCGTTGACGTTCTCGCCCACGTAGCCGATCTGGCCGTGAACGTGGAAGATGGTGCCGGCGAAAAGCTTCGTGAACCAGTGGCTGCTGTAGACGTACTTGACGAAGCTCGTGGTGCCGCCGAGCGGACCGCCGTCATAGTACATGTTGACCTTGTTGACCGTGCCCTTGGTGGGCATGAAGTTGTCGTCCGTGGTGTCGCGGGTCGCGCCGACGTCCACGGTGCTCGACCAGTTGACGCCCTTGAATTCCTTGAGCAGCGCCGCCGAATCGTCGTCGATGTCGTAGATGTCGAAGCGTTCGAGGGAGTAGCCGGCGGACACCCTCGTGTACTCGCCGATGGGATAGGACACGCCCGTGCGGCCGCCGATGGTGGACTGCTCGTAGTCGTCCCAGTTGTACTTGCGCAGGTAGATGGAGTTGGACCACGACCACTTGGTGTCGTTGACGCTCGGGTTGATGAAGGTGACGGTCGAGTTCTGGCTCACGCCGCCCAGCGTGCCGGAGACGGCCAGGGTGTAGCCCCGCCCGAAGAGGTTCTTCTCCTGCACCGTGGCGCCCACGAAGAACTGATCCACGCTCGAGTAGCCCACGCCCGCGCTGACGCTGCCGGTGGGCTTCTCCTCGACCTTGACCTTGAGGTCCATGAGCGCCGGATCTCCGGTGGGCACGGTCTCGATGTCAACGGTCTTGAAGTAGCCGAGCTTGTTCAGTCGCTCCGAGGAGCGCGAGAGTTTCTGGCCCGAGAACTTGTCCCCGTCGCCGAGCAGCATCTCGCGCCTGATGACGTTCTCGCGCGTCTTGGAGTTGCCTTCCACGAGCACGCGGCGGATGTATACTTTCTGTTCCTTCTGGATTTCGTAGGTGATGTTGATGCGCTTGGCGTCGCGGTCGACCTCGGACTGGACTTCGGTCTTGGCGAAGGCGTAGCCGAAGTTGGCGTAGAACTCGTTCAATCTGTGCAGGTCGTCGCGCAGCACTGAGCGGTCGAAATAATCGTCGTCCTTGGCGAGGTCGTCGAGCTTGGTGTGCTCGAGGAGCTTCTCCTTGGGCTCGATGAGGTCGCCCTCGATGTTCACGGTGCCGACCTTGTAGCGGTCGCCCTCCTCCACCGTGAAGGTGATGTAGATGCCGTCTTCCTTGTACTCCACCGTGGGCGGCGCTACCTTGGCGTCGATGAAGCCGCGGTTGGCGTAGTAGGCCTCGAGCACTGCGGCGTCACGATCGAGCATCTCCTCTTTCAGGATGCCCGAACCCGTGATCCAGGAGAACATGCCGCGCTCGGACAGGGCCAGCTCGCCCTTCAGGTCGTCCTCGTCGAGCTGGTGGGCGCCCTTGATGGTGATCTTGCGGATGTAGAGCTTCTGGCCCTCCTTGACGTCGAGGACCAAGCGGGCCGTGCCCTTCTGCGATTCGTCGAGGTGGTAGGTGACCTCGGCCAGATAGTAGCCCTTGCTCTTGTACAGGGCGCGGATCTTGTTCAGGTCGTCGGAGAGGATCTTCAGGTTCAGGACCGAACCGGTCTTGGTGCCCATGACCTCGAGTATGTCGCTGTCGGAGACGGCGTCCGTGCCCTGCACGCTGATGGCAGCGATGCGCGGCTTCTCCTGGACCTTGAAGATGACCTTCTTGCCCTCGGGCTCGTCCTGGACCTCGATCTTCACGTCGTCGAAGTAGCCGAGGTTGAAGACCTCGCGCAGGTCGTTGTTGGCCGTCTGGGGATCGTAGATGTCGCCCTTCTGCATCTTCACGCGCATGAGCACCACGTCGGGATCGAGGTACTTGAGCCCCTCGACCGTGACCTCGGCGATCACGTCCTTGTGCATGAGGGCCATGCGCACGTGCTGCGCGGCCTCTTCGACGGCCGGCAGGACGTTGATCAATCCCTTCTTGGTCACGGAAACGGTCTGATCGGGCTTGGCGCCGAAGCCGTCCACGATGCGCAGATCCAGGTTCAGGGTGTCCCCGATCTGGGAGAACGTCCCGTAGACCGCGTCCTGGGCCTTGGCCAGCAGGGTCAGCTCGCGGATGGTCTTGTCGTCGAAGGTGGTCGCGCCCTTGGACTTGACGAGGTTCGCGGTCTCGTCCTGGGAGACGACCTCGAAACCCTGCTCCTTGAGCTTGTCGCTGAGGAGCTTGGGCAGGCTGTCGCGCATGTAGGCCAGGTCGGGCCCGGCGTTGACCGCGAAGGGCAGGATGAGCAGCCGCGGCGCGTCGACGCCCGGCGCGGAGCCGAGGGCCGATGGCTGGGCGCACAGGGTGGACGGAGCGAAGGATGCGGCGAGCAGCGAAAAGGCGAGCAGCAGCGCGCGAGCGGGATTAGATCGGGCAGG
Protein-coding regions in this window:
- a CDS encoding OmpH family outer membrane protein, with the protein product MRKVIGLALFCLLALQAPAFAEGLKIGVVNLKSVVEKSEPGMAVQKTLQAKFEKMKADIEKQKGDIEKMRDDMQKQSMAMTPEARQDKEMAFKRRVRDYQDTVMAYQRRMKSDEQEATTPVLEMLSDVVKDYAKRNKFTVILDAAGPLNNVLYYDDSVDVTNDVISALNTAWKNKK
- the bamA gene encoding outer membrane protein assembly factor BamA → MPTLPARSNPARALLLAFSLLAASFAPSTLCAQPSALGSAPGVDAPRLLILPFAVNAGPDLAYMRDSLPKLLSDKLKEQGFEVVSQDETANLVKSKGATTFDDKTIRELTLLAKAQDAVYGTFSQIGDTLNLDLRIVDGFGAKPDQTVSVTKKGLINVLPAVEEAAQHVRMALMHKDVIAEVTVEGLKYLDPDVVLMRVKMQKGDIYDPQTANNDLREVFNLGYFDDVKIEVQDEPEGKKVIFKVQEKPRIAAISVQGTDAVSDSDILEVMGTKTGSVLNLKILSDDLNKIRALYKSKGYYLAEVTYHLDESQKGTARLVLDVKEGQKLYIRKITIKGAHQLDEDDLKGELALSERGMFSWITGSGILKEEMLDRDAAVLEAYYANRGFIDAKVAPPTVEYKEDGIYITFTVEEGDRYKVGTVNIEGDLIEPKEKLLEHTKLDDLAKDDDYFDRSVLRDDLHRLNEFYANFGYAFAKTEVQSEVDRDAKRINITYEIQKEQKVYIRRVLVEGNSKTRENVIRREMLLGDGDKFSGQKLSRSSERLNKLGYFKTVDIETVPTGDPALMDLKVKVEEKPTGSVSAGVGYSSVDQFFVGATVQEKNLFGRGYTLAVSGTLGGVSQNSTVTFINPSVNDTKWSWSNSIYLRKYNWDDYEQSTIGGRTGVSYPIGEYTRVSAGYSLERFDIYDIDDDSAALLKEFKGVNWSSTVDVGATRDTTDDNFMPTKGTVNKVNMYYDGGPLGGTTSFVKYVYSSHWFTKLFAGTIFHVHGQIGYVGENVNGDDVPPWERFYLGGIDTVRGYSGNKISPRDAASDDRIGGNKELFFNVEYFFPIAKELNIWGLTFFDMGNAWDDGQSFFYDTKQEGGSNLPLGMYKSVGLGMRWNSPFGPLRIEYGYPLDKLSHSSSTGRIEFKIGGAF
- the lpxD gene encoding UDP-3-O-(3-hydroxymyristoyl)glucosamine N-acyltransferase, with translation MRITLSELASRFGLRLVGQDREIQGVNTLEKASPDELSFLANPKYAPALKTTQAGCVIVSEKHAGDVPCALVSDNPYLSLARIATLFAPPQGCQGSGTSPLAFVHEEASVSPEAVVYPFAFVGPRSRVAAGARIFPHCYVGEECEIGEGTTLYPGVTLMAGVKLGRGVICHPGAVLGSDGFGYAQGPEGLVKVPQIGPVVIGDGVEVGANATVDRGSLGTTEIRSGAKVDNLCQIAHNVRIGEHSILVAQVGVSGSTTIGRGVILAGQVGVVGHLEIGDGAIVGAQSGVGQSLPAGARVSGSPAYDHGAFLRNAVLLPKLPELVKRVNALEKEISELRKRGTDDNDG